The DNA region ACTATTGCCCGGATGAATGAAGATATTCCGCCCCTGCAACTCCGCTGTACCGCGGATTAAACGCTTCGACATTTGCCTCTCCCTGTCCGGCTTTCGCCTCGTATCAGATCAAAAAAAATAGCCCCGAAAAAGCTCTCGCAATCTCGGGGCTGCTCAGTGGAAACTCTTGGAAGGCCGTCCGCTACCAGGCAATCTTCGCCGGAAAGAACTCGGCAAACAGATCGTCGTAGTAGGGCTTCAGCTCCTTCAAATTTGGCTTCGTATGTCCCTTCGAGTACAGGTCATATACGTTGAACTTGTTCACCCACTCCAGCATCTCGACATCGTGATCGCTCATCAGGTGCCGGTAAGCTCCATGCCGGTGCGCCGAGTAGAACGAGTGATATCGCAGCATGTACAGCGACTCTTCCGGCATGTAATTCTTCATCACCTCACCGATATAGCCGTCATGTCCAAACGACATGTGCACCTTGCTCAGCCCACAGTTCGGCTCGTAGATGCCGTACTTCGTCTGGTACAGCGGATTGTTGATATCGGGATTCGCCTTGAAGTACTGCGGAAAAACGATCTGGTCGGAGTAAGCGCAACCGACGGGGAACGTATCACCTACTACGCCCCACTGAGGCTCGCCCCACAGGCATAGCACCTTGCCCAGGTCGTGAATAAACCCGGTCAACACAAACCATCGCGGATGCCCGTCCTTGCGGATCGCCTCCGAGGTCTGCAACAGATGTTCAATCTGGGTCAGGTCCGTATCCGGATCGCTGTCATCGACCAGCGTGTTGAGAAACTCGGCCGCCTCCCAGATGCTCTTCTCGCCCTTGTCGAGGCCAAAGTATTGCTTCTCCTTCGCCATCACGTAGTCGTAGGTCTGGTACTGGTGGTTCAGGCGATAAAACTCTGCGACCCCGGGAGTCGCCTCTTCGTCATACTGCCGGAACTGCTCCTGGCTCTTGCCTTCCTGGTAGCGTCCAGTCAAAAACTCATCCCACTCATCCATGTCCTTCAGTGGGGCATCTGTCGAAGTTACTGTCGTTGCCATCGGAATTTCTCCTTCGGCGCGAAAATTCACGGCTCGCGTTACCGCTAACTATACTAGACCTTGAAATGCCACCATGGCAAGTGACATACTTCGCCCTATTTCACAGCGGCAGCGCCGACCGTCGACTGCCGCACCACCAAAGTCGATTCCAGCAGAACACTGCGCGGCGGTTGCTCCGGGTTCGAACATAGATCGAGGGCAAACTCTCCCGCGATCCGTCCCAGTTCCGCCGTCCCATGGTCGATCGAGCTCAGCGGGACCCGCAGATAATCCGCATAGCGGAGGTTTCCGCAGCCGATAAAGGCAATATCCTCGGGCACCCTCAGGCCCGCCCGCAGGGTCGCTTCCATCGCGCCAATGGCCGTCAAGTCGTTGTAGCAGAACACCGCATCAGGCCGCGGATCCAGCCGCAGCAACTCCTGCATCGCCTGAAACCCTGCGGCATCTCCCGCCTCTTCAACGCGTTCCCGTACCAGCACATAACTCTCCGGTACGGCCAGGCCATGTTCCGCCATGACACCCCGGTAACCACGTAAGCGATCAAAGGACGGGCTGGTGTTCTTCCCGCCGATATGGGCAATCCGCTTTCGGCCAATCTCGATCAAATGCCGAGTG from Edaphobacter paludis includes:
- a CDS encoding LacI family DNA-binding transcriptional regulator, yielding MAVRLKDIARDLGVSVVTVSKVLRGNTDIGEETRRRVLKRMKELNYQPNMMARGLASGRTYTVGLVVPDLVHPFFAEFAKSLSGVLRTSKRALILASSEEDPEVEQQEIRTLLSRGIDVLLIASCQASLRNFYELGDVRTPYLLFDRNFPHLAAHFVGTDDVKVGEMATRHLIEIGRKRIAHIGGKNTSPSFDRLRGYRGVMAEHGLAVPESYVLVRERVEEAGDAAGFQAMQELLRLDPRPDAVFCYNDLTAIGAMEATLRAGLRVPEDIAFIGCGNLRYADYLRVPLSSIDHGTAELGRIAGEFALDLCSNPEQPPRSVLLESTLVVRQSTVGAAAVK
- a CDS encoding inositol oxygenase family protein, producing the protein MATTVTSTDAPLKDMDEWDEFLTGRYQEGKSQEQFRQYDEEATPGVAEFYRLNHQYQTYDYVMAKEKQYFGLDKGEKSIWEAAEFLNTLVDDSDPDTDLTQIEHLLQTSEAIRKDGHPRWFVLTGFIHDLGKVLCLWGEPQWGVVGDTFPVGCAYSDQIVFPQYFKANPDINNPLYQTKYGIYEPNCGLSKVHMSFGHDGYIGEVMKNYMPEESLYMLRYHSFYSAHRHGAYRHLMSDHDVEMLEWVNKFNVYDLYSKGHTKPNLKELKPYYDDLFAEFFPAKIAW